A region of Streptomyces sp. R44 DNA encodes the following proteins:
- the fxlM gene encoding methyltransferase, FxLD system — protein MAADGWAPSAPVREALRSVPRHRFAPEKNLRTAYDAGDFAIVTRRNESGRATSSVSAAWLQADMIEGLDLKPGAVVWEAGSGGYNAELLAHVVGPGGRVVTSDIDPYVVRRARRFTTEAGSGRVTVVHGDAAHGAPAGLVPRGGFDAIVMTYNCWDVAPAWREQLAEGGRLVLPLEVGGYTRAITFQRRGDVLVARRFTHCGFVPAQGADARTAPVVGLLDGQLQLRFDDGPARSAEGLEEALRGRRHEIATGVTMGPGLDFGSLLLYAATTSPGFCRLVSAPGQGTSVVGINAGSDAPAVLGDASLAYVTYVQTRHSEIRTERLWEWHVHAFGPQGPQLAEKFAETVRAWDRDVRGDGDRSTDPAATVHPADTPDRLLPRGDVVDKDHCRIVVQWPGRDALLPSPVAPCTGRPPATA, from the coding sequence GTGGCCGCCGACGGCTGGGCCCCGTCGGCGCCGGTCCGGGAGGCGCTTCGGTCGGTGCCCCGCCACCGGTTCGCCCCCGAGAAGAACCTGAGGACGGCTTACGACGCCGGTGACTTCGCGATCGTCACCCGCAGGAACGAGTCGGGGAGGGCGACCAGTTCGGTGTCCGCGGCGTGGCTGCAGGCGGACATGATCGAGGGTCTCGATCTGAAGCCGGGGGCCGTCGTGTGGGAGGCGGGATCCGGCGGGTACAACGCCGAATTGCTCGCCCATGTCGTCGGCCCCGGCGGGCGCGTCGTCACGAGCGACATCGACCCCTATGTCGTGCGCCGCGCGCGCCGCTTCACCACCGAGGCCGGCAGCGGGCGCGTCACCGTCGTCCACGGCGACGCCGCCCACGGAGCGCCGGCCGGTCTGGTCCCCCGCGGCGGGTTCGACGCCATCGTGATGACGTACAACTGCTGGGATGTCGCCCCGGCGTGGCGCGAACAGCTGGCGGAGGGCGGCCGCCTGGTGCTGCCGCTCGAGGTCGGCGGCTACACGCGTGCGATCACCTTCCAGCGACGGGGTGATGTGCTGGTCGCCCGGCGGTTCACGCACTGCGGGTTCGTCCCCGCCCAGGGGGCGGACGCCCGTACGGCACCCGTCGTCGGGCTTCTGGACGGGCAGCTGCAGCTCCGCTTCGACGACGGCCCCGCCCGGAGCGCCGAAGGCCTGGAGGAGGCGCTGCGCGGGCGCCGGCACGAGATCGCCACCGGGGTCACCATGGGTCCCGGCCTCGACTTCGGGTCGCTGCTGCTGTACGCGGCCACGACGTCGCCCGGGTTCTGCCGCCTCGTCTCCGCTCCCGGCCAGGGCACATCGGTGGTGGGGATCAACGCCGGATCCGATGCCCCGGCGGTCCTCGGGGACGCCTCGCTCGCGTACGTCACGTACGTGCAGACCCGGCACAGCGAGATCCGTACGGAGCGGCTATGGGAGTGGCACGTCCACGCCTTCGGCCCCCAGGGCCCGCAGCTCGCGGAGAAGTTCGCGGAGACCGTCAGGGCCTGGGACCGGGACGTACGGGGCGACGGTGACAGGAGCACCGACCCGGCCGCCACCGTGCATCCGGCCGACACACCTGACCGCCTGCTGCCCCGGGGCGATGTGGTGGACAAGGACCACTGCCGCATCGTGGTGCAGTGGCCCGGCCGTGACGCCCTCCTGCCCTCCCCCGTAGCCCCCTGCACAGGACGTCCCCCCGCTACCGCCTGA
- a CDS encoding methyltransferase gives MEYVERTEWHRHYAEGKGFRLLGDVERKLLATHVPAPEGGGRALEVGCGTGELSVHLTSLDYTVDAVDFADSAIARAREEHPDAPRVRWIRMDVERDDPVALHEGGYDLIVLRLVIPFLANRVSTLHGLGERLRPGGALVVITPVAEHTPEERRGTALDEDEIVLLTGHWERAERFDADRLAVLVLRGPCHGGTRAVERRPAPSGPEAATALAVVTDETGRVLLGRSRRGVWELPGGEGVGSETFAAAAVRGLAEDTGLAAEVEDAHVVTMLGDAVGDVPRLTAVVRITSWTGALSRPEHDGFVRWEFFERSGLRRGRVRTGRAGAGGRLARDPPGPAPGDPVRDRRGTTSSARRACRGRSAPAGHGGDRGRRRLGPVGAGPGGASVGAPPPVRPREEPEDGLRRR, from the coding sequence TTGGAGTACGTCGAGCGCACCGAGTGGCACCGCCACTACGCCGAGGGCAAGGGGTTCCGGTTGCTCGGGGACGTGGAGCGGAAGCTGCTGGCCACGCACGTGCCCGCACCGGAGGGAGGCGGGCGGGCGCTGGAAGTGGGGTGCGGGACCGGCGAGCTGTCCGTCCACCTCACGTCGCTCGACTACACCGTGGACGCCGTCGACTTCGCCGACAGCGCGATCGCCCGCGCCCGGGAGGAACATCCGGACGCCCCGCGGGTGAGGTGGATCCGCATGGACGTCGAGCGTGACGACCCGGTGGCCCTCCATGAGGGCGGCTACGACCTGATCGTGCTCCGTCTGGTGATCCCGTTCCTCGCGAACCGCGTGTCCACCCTGCACGGTCTCGGCGAGCGGCTGCGGCCCGGTGGTGCGCTCGTCGTCATCACTCCGGTGGCCGAGCACACCCCGGAGGAGCGGCGTGGCACCGCGCTGGACGAGGACGAGATCGTCCTGCTGACCGGGCACTGGGAGCGGGCGGAGCGGTTCGACGCCGACCGGCTCGCGGTCCTGGTCCTGCGTGGCCCCTGTCATGGCGGCACCCGGGCTGTGGAGCGGCGGCCGGCGCCGTCCGGTCCGGAGGCGGCCACCGCGCTCGCCGTCGTCACCGACGAGACCGGCCGGGTTCTTCTGGGGCGCTCGCGCCGGGGCGTGTGGGAACTGCCCGGTGGTGAGGGCGTCGGCTCGGAGACCTTCGCGGCGGCAGCGGTCCGGGGACTCGCCGAGGACACCGGGCTCGCCGCCGAGGTCGAGGACGCGCATGTGGTCACGATGCTCGGCGACGCCGTAGGCGACGTCCCCCGGCTCACGGCGGTGGTCCGCATCACCAGCTGGACCGGCGCGCTCAGCAGGCCCGAGCACGACGGGTTCGTCCGCTGGGAGTTCTTCGAACGCTCTGGCCTGCGCCGGGGACGTGTTCGCACCGGCCGCGCAGGCGCTGGAGGCCGTCTGGCCCGGGATCCTCCCGGACCTGCCCCCGGTGACCCGGTACGCGATCGACGCGGCACAACCAGCAGTGCCCGGCGAGCCTGCCGAGGCCGTTCGGCTCCGGCAGGTCATGGCGGAGACCGTGGCCGCCGACGGCTGGGCCCCGTCGGCGCCGGTCCGGGAGGCGCTTCGGTCGGTGCCCCGCCACCGGTTCGCCCCCGAGAAGAACCTGAGGACGGCTTACGACGCCGGTGA
- a CDS encoding phosphotransferase, with protein MSGGRHTVPVDVHLIAVRDGAQGPEVLLSRRAGDVYASGLWHAPSGHLERETVVDAVVRETLEETGLVVAPADVRAAVTVHHRPPGGKERVGFFFEVRRWRGTARVRERDKCDAMRWFPLDRLPEPMVAYCRAGLDAYRAGAPVALHFQSPDDPIAYDAELDRLRLVHGPGPADRGPEPAVRDFAERTVGRIATWADVSWARENSRVWRVRGAAGGTWFVKLHQNEKFHHRETSALRGWVPGLGGGGPRLVAADPGLLAVVVTAVEGRTLHGRVLNGAEERAVFTAIGTLAARIHASPAPEKPPGAAPLGPYDRMDRHVDAARPLLAPGDEELVRSAVAAAQELGPLTPVVTHGDFQLRNLLLGDDGTVRVIDFERSEPQPRVRDFVRILDHFDGRPDLAAAFFAGYGRPLDDSEEAHLVASAALDSVSGIAFGTRAGDPELVERGRRTLARLRTGLTLALPPSTGSPAMNPGIGAPAADTS; from the coding sequence GTGAGCGGCGGGCGGCACACCGTGCCGGTGGACGTGCACCTGATCGCCGTACGTGACGGAGCGCAGGGGCCGGAAGTGCTGCTGTCGCGGCGGGCCGGCGACGTCTACGCCTCGGGCCTGTGGCACGCCCCGTCCGGCCACTTGGAGCGGGAGACCGTCGTGGACGCCGTCGTGCGCGAGACGCTGGAGGAGACCGGTCTCGTCGTGGCACCGGCTGACGTGCGCGCGGCTGTCACGGTGCACCACCGGCCGCCGGGCGGGAAGGAGCGCGTCGGGTTCTTCTTCGAGGTCCGCCGGTGGCGGGGCACCGCGCGGGTGCGGGAGCGGGACAAGTGCGACGCGATGCGGTGGTTCCCGCTCGACCGGCTCCCGGAGCCGATGGTCGCCTACTGCCGTGCCGGTCTCGATGCCTACCGGGCCGGTGCGCCGGTGGCACTGCACTTCCAGAGCCCGGACGATCCGATCGCCTACGACGCGGAGCTCGACCGCCTCCGCCTCGTCCACGGCCCGGGGCCTGCGGACCGGGGGCCGGAGCCGGCCGTGCGGGACTTCGCCGAGCGCACCGTCGGCCGCATCGCCACCTGGGCGGATGTGTCCTGGGCCCGGGAGAACAGCCGTGTGTGGCGCGTGCGCGGGGCGGCGGGCGGCACGTGGTTCGTGAAGCTTCACCAGAATGAGAAGTTCCACCACCGCGAGACGTCCGCGCTGCGCGGCTGGGTACCCGGTCTCGGCGGTGGCGGGCCCCGCCTCGTGGCCGCCGACCCGGGCCTCCTGGCGGTCGTGGTGACCGCGGTCGAGGGCCGGACCCTGCACGGCAGGGTGCTGAACGGCGCCGAGGAGCGCGCGGTGTTCACGGCCATCGGCACCCTCGCGGCCCGCATCCACGCAAGCCCTGCCCCCGAGAAGCCGCCTGGTGCCGCTCCCCTTGGACCGTACGACCGGATGGACCGCCATGTGGACGCTGCGCGACCGCTGCTCGCACCGGGCGACGAGGAGCTCGTCCGCTCGGCCGTCGCCGCTGCCCAGGAGCTCGGGCCGCTGACGCCGGTGGTGACCCACGGCGACTTCCAGCTGCGCAACCTGCTCCTCGGTGACGACGGCACGGTGCGGGTCATCGACTTCGAGCGCAGTGAACCCCAGCCCCGGGTACGGGACTTCGTCCGCATCCTGGATCACTTCGACGGCCGCCCCGACCTCGCCGCGGCGTTCTTCGCCGGCTACGGCCGCCCGTTGGACGACTCGGAGGAGGCGCATCTGGTCGCGAGCGCCGCACTGGACTCGGTCTCCGGCATCGCCTTCGGGACTCGGGCGGGGGACCCGGAACTCGTCGAGCGCGGCCGCCGCACCCTCGCCCGGCTCCGTACCGGACTCACCTTGGCCCTCCCTCCGTCCACAGGGAGTCCCGCGATGAATCCCGGCATCGGCGCGCCGGCTGCGGACACCTCGTGA
- a CDS encoding dihydrofolate reductase family protein gives MRSVTYSMGTSLDGYIVGPDGQFDWTAPDDEVFRFWIEDIKKVDVHLLGRRLYETMLYWETADQDPSLDDATREWISLWNPLPKVVFSTTLSEVQGNARLASGSLAEEIERLRAEPGEGEIAIGGATLAAEAAASGLIDEYRAMVHPVLVGGGTPFFPRDERRVDLELVETRNFSSNVVYLHYRVAR, from the coding sequence ATGCGCAGCGTGACCTATTCGATGGGCACCTCACTTGACGGCTACATCGTCGGGCCGGACGGACAATTCGACTGGACGGCTCCCGACGACGAGGTGTTTCGCTTCTGGATCGAGGACATCAAAAAGGTCGACGTCCACCTGCTGGGACGACGGCTGTACGAGACGATGCTCTACTGGGAGACCGCCGACCAGGATCCCTCGCTCGACGACGCCACGCGCGAGTGGATCTCGCTCTGGAATCCGCTCCCGAAGGTGGTGTTCTCCACCACCTTGTCGGAGGTGCAGGGCAACGCCCGCCTGGCTTCCGGCAGCCTGGCGGAGGAGATCGAGCGGCTGCGAGCCGAGCCCGGGGAGGGCGAGATCGCGATCGGCGGCGCGACGCTGGCGGCCGAGGCGGCCGCGTCGGGTCTGATCGACGAGTACCGGGCCATGGTCCATCCGGTGCTGGTCGGCGGTGGCACTCCGTTCTTCCCCCGCGACGAGCGCCGGGTGGATCTCGAACTCGTCGAGACCCGCAACTTCAGCTCGAACGTCGTCTACCTCCACTACCGCGTGGCGCGCTAG
- a CDS encoding SAM-dependent methyltransferase, translated as MTDIESRIDTSRPHTARIWNYWTGGKDNYPVDREAGDQIRALHPGIGEYAKADRLFLGRAVRYLAEQEGIRQFLDIGTGLPSADNTHEVAQRVAPDARVVYVDNDPLVLAHARALLVGTPEGRTDYLDADLRDVDTILAAAAKTLDLSQPVALMLLGVVIFVEDDEESYAIVRRLMDALAPGSHLVLSHTVTHPDMPDVDAAVAFWNEHGTPKLTQRTPAAVARYFDGLELLEPGVVSCSAWRPQTPTPDVAMYAGVGRK; from the coding sequence GTGACCGACATCGAATCGCGCATTGACACGTCCCGGCCGCACACCGCCCGGATATGGAACTACTGGACCGGCGGCAAGGACAACTACCCGGTCGATCGGGAGGCCGGCGACCAGATCCGTGCGCTGCATCCCGGCATCGGGGAGTACGCGAAGGCGGACCGGCTGTTCCTGGGGCGGGCGGTGCGGTACCTGGCGGAACAGGAGGGCATCCGGCAGTTCCTGGACATCGGCACGGGGCTGCCGAGTGCCGACAACACGCACGAGGTCGCCCAGCGCGTCGCCCCCGACGCGCGTGTCGTGTACGTGGACAACGACCCGCTCGTCCTCGCGCACGCCCGCGCCCTGCTGGTCGGGACGCCCGAGGGCCGCACCGACTACCTGGACGCCGATCTGCGGGACGTCGACACGATCCTGGCCGCCGCGGCGAAGACCCTCGACCTCTCCCAGCCGGTCGCGCTGATGCTGCTCGGGGTCGTCATCTTCGTCGAGGACGACGAGGAGTCGTACGCGATCGTCCGCCGGCTCATGGACGCCCTCGCCCCCGGCAGCCACCTCGTCCTGTCCCACACGGTCACCCACCCCGACATGCCGGACGTCGACGCGGCCGTGGCGTTCTGGAACGAGCACGGCACCCCGAAGCTCACCCAGCGCACCCCCGCGGCCGTCGCGCGCTACTTCGACGGCCTGGAGCTGCTGGAGCCCGGCGTGGTCTCCTGCTCCGCGTGGCGGCCGCAGACGCCGACGCCGGACGTCGCGATGTACGCGGGCGTCGGCCGCAAGTGA
- a CDS encoding isocitrate lyase/phosphoenolpyruvate mutase family protein → MITAHVDKALLFRSLHSSSRPLALANAWDVASARVIEAAGAPAIATTSAGIAWSLGLPDGDHLSPGLAVDLIARIVAAVDVPVTADIEGGYGQDAAGVADTVARVLEAGAVGINIEDGTRPPAELRARLAAARAAAERAGVALFLNARTDTYLFGLGDPATRLEDTLERARGYIDAGADGVFVPGVTDPATITELASGISAPLNVMAGPGAPDVTALGGLGVARVSLGAGVAQTAYTATRHAAQQLYDAGGYQPLADAIPFPQLNGLFRAPH, encoded by the coding sequence ATGATCACCGCACACGTGGACAAGGCCCTGTTGTTCCGCTCCCTCCACAGCTCCTCGCGCCCCCTCGCGCTCGCCAACGCCTGGGACGTGGCAAGCGCCCGTGTCATCGAGGCTGCGGGGGCACCCGCGATCGCCACCACCAGCGCCGGGATCGCCTGGTCGCTCGGTCTTCCGGACGGGGACCACCTCTCCCCCGGCCTGGCGGTGGACCTGATCGCCCGCATCGTCGCGGCGGTCGACGTACCGGTCACGGCCGATATCGAAGGCGGATACGGACAGGACGCGGCGGGCGTCGCCGACACCGTCGCACGGGTGCTGGAAGCGGGTGCCGTGGGCATCAACATCGAGGACGGCACGCGTCCCCCGGCCGAGCTGAGGGCACGCCTCGCGGCGGCCCGGGCCGCCGCGGAACGAGCCGGTGTGGCCCTCTTCCTCAACGCCCGTACGGACACGTACCTGTTCGGCCTCGGCGACCCCGCCACCCGACTGGAGGACACCCTGGAGCGGGCGCGTGGGTACATCGACGCCGGCGCCGACGGCGTCTTCGTCCCGGGCGTGACCGACCCGGCGACCATCACGGAGCTGGCCTCGGGCATCTCCGCCCCGCTGAACGTCATGGCCGGCCCCGGAGCACCGGACGTCACCGCGCTCGGCGGCCTCGGTGTCGCCCGCGTCAGCCTCGGCGCGGGTGTCGCCCAGACCGCCTACACCGCCACCCGCCACGCCGCGCAGCAGCTGTACGACGCGGGCGGCTACCAGCCGCTCGCCGACGCCATCCCCTTCCCTCAGCTCAACGGCCTGTTCCGCGCCCCTCACTGA
- a CDS encoding TolB-like translocation protein: MTLRGKLLLLLAALAVLGGVAVASLLHAADRAAEKDRPQAGGPAIGSGRISLAAGADRRIVFRNMAWGPHRDELATVPAGVPAGPRTASGVKCLRFHAAGGTGICLQAVRGTVEDAYRAVVLDAALKERAHYPLPGIPTRARVSPSGRLVAWTVFVGGDSYASASFSTRTAVLDTTTGRLTTSLEEFRVVKDGKDHRAADTNFWGVTFSRDDRHFYATMATAGQTYLVRGDLTARTVTTVHRNVECPSLSPDETRIVYKKRVAGASADAPWHEYVLDLATLRETALAEPRSVDDQAVWLDDHTVSYSLPGDYGADLYTVPADGSGSPKRLMTAALAPAFLE, translated from the coding sequence CTGACCCTGCGCGGCAAGCTGCTCCTCCTGCTCGCGGCGCTCGCCGTGCTCGGCGGTGTGGCGGTCGCGTCGCTGCTGCACGCGGCCGACCGGGCGGCCGAGAAGGACCGCCCGCAGGCGGGCGGGCCGGCGATCGGGTCCGGGCGGATCTCGCTCGCGGCCGGGGCCGACCGCCGGATCGTGTTCCGCAACATGGCCTGGGGCCCGCACCGCGACGAGCTGGCCACGGTGCCGGCGGGCGTCCCCGCAGGTCCGCGGACCGCGTCCGGGGTGAAGTGCCTGCGCTTCCACGCGGCCGGCGGCACCGGCATCTGCCTGCAGGCCGTGCGCGGCACGGTGGAGGACGCGTACCGGGCGGTCGTCCTGGACGCGGCGCTCAAAGAGCGGGCCCACTACCCGCTCCCCGGCATCCCGACCCGCGCCCGGGTCTCGCCTTCGGGCCGGCTGGTCGCGTGGACGGTCTTCGTCGGCGGCGACTCGTACGCCAGCGCCAGCTTCTCCACCCGTACGGCCGTCCTGGACACCACGACGGGCCGGCTCACCACGTCCCTGGAGGAGTTCCGGGTCGTGAAGGACGGCAAGGACCACCGCGCCGCCGACACCAACTTCTGGGGCGTCACCTTCTCCCGCGACGACCGGCACTTCTACGCCACCATGGCGACCGCCGGCCAGACCTACCTGGTGCGGGGCGATCTGACCGCCCGTACCGTCACCACGGTCCACCGGAACGTCGAGTGCCCGTCCCTCTCCCCCGACGAGACCAGGATCGTCTACAAGAAGCGCGTCGCGGGCGCCTCCGCGGACGCGCCCTGGCACGAGTACGTCCTGGATCTGGCCACCCTGCGGGAGACCGCGCTCGCCGAGCCCCGCAGTGTCGACGACCAGGCCGTCTGGCTCGACGACCACACGGTCTCGTACTCCCTGCCGGGGGATTACGGCGCCGACCTCTACACCGTCCCGGCCGACGGCTCGGGCAGCCCGAAACGCTTGATGACGGCGGCACTGGCACCGGCGTTCCTGGAGTGA
- a CDS encoding MFS transporter: MYVADSRSTPATAATAAARDRGPGRRAAVAPTVLALGTVSLVTDVSSEMVTAVLPLYLVAGLGLSPLGFGLLDGVYNGFSALVRLVGGHLADRGGGHKTVAALGYGLSALCKPLLLVASSLPLIGAVLAADRTGKGLRTAPRDALISLASPEESRGRAFGVHRAMDTAGALIGPLVAFLILRQAVDGYDAVFTVSFCVAAVGVLILLLFVPSRPRPPATPAPDGAPRASLKAALALLRLPDVRRLALCALLLGLATVSDSFVYLLLQRRLGVADRWFALLPIGTAAAFLLLAVPLGRLADRVGRWRVFLGGHVALLLVYGLLLSGWQSPALPWLVLALHGGFYAATDGVLMAAAAGFVPPELRSSGLALIQTGQALARFCCSIAFGAAWTAWGDRWAVGAATAVLAVCATAAFALRPSATPPHAGTTTDKVSEETPA; the protein is encoded by the coding sequence GTGTACGTGGCGGACAGTCGCAGCACCCCCGCGACGGCCGCGACGGCCGCCGCCCGGGACCGTGGTCCCGGGCGGCGCGCCGCCGTCGCACCGACCGTGCTCGCGCTCGGTACGGTCAGCCTCGTCACGGACGTCTCCTCGGAGATGGTCACGGCGGTGCTGCCGCTCTATCTGGTCGCCGGGCTCGGCCTCTCGCCGCTCGGTTTCGGCCTGCTCGACGGTGTGTACAACGGTTTCAGCGCGCTCGTACGGCTCGTCGGCGGCCATCTCGCCGACCGCGGCGGCGGGCACAAGACGGTCGCGGCTCTCGGCTACGGGCTCTCCGCGCTGTGCAAGCCCCTGCTCCTGGTGGCGAGTTCGCTGCCGCTGATCGGTGCCGTGCTCGCCGCCGACCGGACCGGGAAGGGCCTGCGGACCGCGCCGCGCGACGCCCTGATCTCGCTGGCGTCGCCGGAGGAGTCGCGCGGCCGCGCCTTCGGGGTGCACCGGGCGATGGACACCGCGGGTGCCCTGATCGGCCCGCTCGTCGCCTTTCTGATCCTCCGCCAGGCGGTGGACGGCTACGACGCCGTGTTCACGGTCAGCTTCTGCGTGGCCGCGGTCGGCGTGCTCATCCTGCTCCTCTTCGTACCTTCGCGTCCCCGTCCCCCCGCGACCCCGGCGCCGGACGGCGCGCCGCGCGCCTCCCTCAAGGCCGCACTCGCCCTGCTCCGGTTGCCCGATGTACGCCGACTCGCCCTGTGCGCCCTCCTTTTGGGGCTCGCGACGGTCAGTGACTCCTTCGTCTATCTGCTGCTGCAGCGGCGCCTCGGCGTCGCCGACCGCTGGTTCGCCCTGCTGCCGATCGGCACCGCCGCAGCCTTCCTGCTGCTCGCGGTCCCGCTGGGTCGGCTCGCCGACCGGGTCGGCCGCTGGCGGGTGTTCCTGGGCGGCCATGTCGCCCTGCTGCTCGTGTACGGGCTGCTGCTCAGCGGCTGGCAGAGCCCGGCGCTCCCCTGGCTGGTGCTGGCGCTGCACGGCGGTTTCTACGCGGCGACCGACGGTGTCCTGATGGCCGCGGCGGCCGGCTTCGTACCGCCCGAACTGCGCTCGTCCGGTCTCGCGTTGATCCAGACGGGGCAGGCGCTCGCCCGCTTCTGCTGCTCGATCGCCTTCGGCGCGGCCTGGACCGCGTGGGGCGACCGCTGGGCGGTCGGCGCGGCGACGGCCGTGCTCGCGGTGTGCGCGACGGCGGCGTTCGCCCTGCGACCGTCGGCCACGCCCCCGCACGCCGGCACCACCACCGACAAGGTTTCGGAGGAAACCCCCGCATGA
- a CDS encoding alkaline phosphatase family protein — protein sequence MSGAPRKRRTALLSTLGLAAASIGLWAGFGGTSQAQAAATVPTPDHVVVVVFENHAYSQIIGSSSAPYINSLKAGGANLTQSYAETHPSQPNYFAMFSGSTQGITDDSCYTPGFSSAPNLASELIAAGKSWKSYNETLPSQGSTTCSSGKYARKHNPWFGFSNVPTSSAYTMAQFPTDYSTLPQVSFVVPNLCNDMHDCSVGTGDTWLKNNLGAYATWAKTHNSLLVVTFDEDNRLAGNKIATVLYGQQVVPGSTSSTTYNHYNLLRTIEDMYGTTHAGQAANATPITGIWTP from the coding sequence GTGTCCGGCGCGCCCAGAAAACGCCGCACCGCCCTTCTGTCCACCCTCGGCCTCGCGGCCGCCTCGATCGGCCTCTGGGCCGGTTTCGGCGGCACGTCGCAGGCCCAGGCCGCGGCGACCGTCCCCACCCCCGACCACGTGGTCGTCGTGGTCTTCGAGAACCACGCGTACAGCCAGATCATCGGCAGCTCAAGCGCCCCGTACATCAACTCGCTGAAGGCCGGCGGCGCCAACCTCACCCAGTCGTACGCCGAGACCCACCCCAGCCAGCCCAACTACTTCGCGATGTTCTCCGGCTCCACCCAGGGCATCACGGACGACAGCTGCTACACGCCCGGCTTCTCGTCCGCACCGAACCTGGCCTCCGAGCTGATCGCGGCGGGCAAGTCCTGGAAGAGCTACAACGAGACGCTCCCCAGCCAGGGTTCGACCACGTGCAGCAGCGGCAAGTACGCGCGCAAGCACAACCCCTGGTTCGGCTTCTCGAACGTTCCGACCTCGTCGGCGTACACCATGGCGCAGTTCCCGACCGACTACAGCACGCTGCCGCAGGTGTCCTTCGTGGTCCCGAACCTGTGCAACGACATGCACGACTGCTCGGTCGGCACCGGTGACACCTGGCTGAAGAACAACCTGGGCGCCTACGCGACCTGGGCGAAGACCCACAACAGCCTCCTCGTCGTGACCTTCGACGAGGACAACCGGCTCGCCGGCAACAAGATCGCGACGGTCCTCTACGGCCAGCAGGTGGTCCCGGGCTCGACGTCCTCGACCACGTACAACCACTACAACCTGCTGCGCACGATCGAGGACATGTACGGCACCACGCACGCCGGCCAGGCCGCCAACGCGACCCCGATCACCGGCATCTGGACGCCCTGA
- a CDS encoding group II truncated hemoglobin — translation MSAEHTNTLYEAVGGADALRRLSETFYEGVLADPLLAPVFADFTATHVEHVAVWLAEVFSGPAEFTAELGGHQALLRAHLGLGITEEQRLRWMELMAAAVEKELPDDALLRRRVLEYFDWGTRIAKDVSASAPGTDLGEPGPTPRWGWDGLA, via the coding sequence ATGAGTGCCGAGCACACGAACACTCTGTACGAGGCTGTGGGTGGTGCCGACGCGCTGCGCCGGCTCTCCGAGACGTTCTACGAGGGGGTCCTGGCCGACCCTCTCCTCGCACCCGTCTTCGCCGACTTCACCGCCACCCACGTGGAGCACGTGGCCGTGTGGCTGGCGGAGGTCTTCTCGGGACCTGCCGAGTTCACGGCGGAGCTCGGCGGGCACCAGGCCCTGCTCCGTGCCCACCTCGGGCTCGGCATCACGGAGGAACAGCGACTGCGCTGGATGGAGCTCATGGCGGCGGCCGTGGAGAAGGAACTGCCGGACGACGCCCTGCTGCGTCGCCGGGTGCTGGAGTACTTCGACTGGGGTACGCGGATCGCCAAGGACGTCTCGGCCTCGGCCCCGGGCACGGACCTCGGCGAGCCCGGCCCCACCCCGCGCTGGGGCTGGGACGGGCTCGCCTGA
- a CDS encoding GyrI-like domain-containing protein — translation MLEQLNQALDHIERRLAAEAGQEVDVAEAARIAMTSEYHFRRLFSALAGMPLSLYVRRRRMTLAGAEVLGGERTLLDVAVRYGYGSGEAFARAFRSVHGIGPGEARRTGATLTAQPRMSFRVVVEGSTTMRYRIVEKEAFRVVGRKARVPLVHEGVNAAAAAHVESLDEQAIVQMKELADGDPEGVLSAVVHLTDSREEGAEVDYWIGVVTGPGAAAEELDSLDVPAGTWAVFDNHGPYPSALQELWRDVFTQWFPSNPYVSRPGPELLRTQPVDIGAETDSQLWIPVERMSGNAGG, via the coding sequence GTGCTGGAGCAGCTCAACCAGGCGCTCGACCACATCGAGCGCCGCCTCGCAGCGGAGGCCGGCCAGGAGGTCGATGTCGCCGAGGCCGCCCGGATCGCGATGACGTCGGAGTACCACTTCCGACGCCTGTTCTCGGCGCTCGCCGGGATGCCGCTCTCCCTGTACGTACGGCGCCGGCGCATGACGCTCGCCGGGGCCGAGGTGCTGGGCGGGGAGCGGACGCTGCTCGACGTGGCCGTGCGGTACGGCTACGGCTCGGGCGAGGCGTTCGCGCGGGCGTTCCGGTCGGTGCACGGCATCGGTCCGGGCGAGGCCCGGCGCACGGGTGCGACGCTCACGGCGCAGCCGCGCATGTCCTTCCGTGTCGTCGTCGAAGGGAGTACGACCATGCGGTACCGGATCGTCGAGAAGGAAGCGTTTCGGGTCGTCGGCAGGAAAGCGCGGGTTCCGCTCGTGCACGAGGGTGTCAACGCGGCCGCCGCGGCCCATGTGGAGAGCCTGGACGAGCAGGCGATCGTACAGATGAAGGAGCTGGCCGACGGGGACCCGGAGGGGGTCCTGTCGGCGGTGGTGCACCTGACCGACAGCCGGGAGGAAGGCGCCGAGGTGGACTACTGGATCGGTGTGGTCACCGGCCCCGGGGCAGCCGCGGAGGAGCTCGATTCCCTCGACGTGCCGGCCGGGACCTGGGCGGTCTTCGACAATCACGGCCCCTACCCCAGCGCCCTCCAGGAGCTGTGGCGGGACGTGTTCACCCAGTGGTTCCCCTCGAACCCGTACGTGAGCCGGCCCGGTCCGGAGCTGCTGCGGACGCAGCCGGTGGACATCGGTGCGGAGACCGACTCCCAGCTGTGGATCCCGGTCGAGCGGATGAGCGGGAACGCCGGAGGCTGA